The genomic stretch ATTAATATTGTTATAACTACAGAAAATAATAATAAAAATCTTATAAGCTGATTAATAGAATCATCTGCTTTTTCTATATTTTTAGCTCCTATATACTGCCCGCTTGCAACAGCACCTCCAGTAGCAATGGCAGCAAATATACTTATAAGAAAAGCTATAACAAAATCAACTAAAAATACAGCCGATACAGCATCCTCTCCCACATTTGCAACCATTATAGAATCTATCAAACCAACTAAATACTCCAGAAATACCTCTATAACAAGCGGTATAAATAATTTGGCAAGATATTTATTTGAAAACATATAATTTCTTTTAACAGCATTTGAATTAGAACTCAATTTTATCTCCTTAAAAATAATTATGCATAATTTTTATAATTTTGAAATTGATTATAGCATTGGAGCATACTCTAATGTCAAATGTTTTTTATGATTTTTTATATAAAAAATAAAGGAGCTGCATACAGCCCCTTAAAAATATCTATTATATAATATTATATTTATTATATTAATCCGAACTTATATATAGTTCTATGATTATATTCTCTGTCTGGATAAAGCATTATGCTTGGAAAATGATTAAAGTTTAAAGAGCATGAAAAATACTGTGCTTCCAAACAAAAAGCCTCATGTTTGCCCAAAGTCTGATTTCTTACTTTGCAATTATTAAGAGAATTAGCAGTATAAAAAAGTACAGAAGGCATTGTAGTAAATACTTCCAAACTTATACCAGTTTCTTTGGAAATAACTTTTACTCTTTGTTTATTTATATCATTATCATCAAATACAAAACAATTATCACATCCGCCTTTTGATTTTATTATATCATCTATTTTTTTTGATTTTGTGAAGTCATAAGGAGTATTTTTAGTCTTTAATATCTCGCCTGAAGTAATACCATTTTCATCATCACCCAAATAATAAGCGGCATCTATAAATATTTCATGATCATTAATTTTTCCTCCGCCGTTTAAATTAAAATAAGAATGATTCATTATATTTAAAGGACTTGTTTTATCTGTAGTGGCAATATAGTCTATTATTATTTCATTTTCATCTGTTATAGTGTATTTTACTATCAAATTAAGATTTCCGGGATAACCTTCTTCTCTGTCTTTTGATACATAAGAAAATAACACCTCATTATCTTTTTTTTGAATAGAATTATAAATTACATAAGAAAGTCCGTTTACACCGCCATGAGTATGATCTGGTGATTTATTAGCTGTTATATGATACTCT from Brachyspira murdochii DSM 12563 encodes the following:
- a CDS encoding aldose epimerase family protein, whose amino-acid sequence is MFRSKKENFGKNTYLYTLENDKGLKIKLAEVGATITGIFFKDKNGKEIETAFGSDDIEFYTDKAKNGHMGATVGRVAGRTIGAKFKIDDKEYHITANKSPDHTHGGVNGLSYVIYNSIQKKDNEVLFSYVSKDREEGYPGNLNLIVKYTITDENEIIIDYIATTDKTSPLNIMNHSYFNLNGGGKINDHEIFIDAAYYLGDDENGITSGEILKTKNTPYDFTKSKKIDDIIKSKGGCDNCFVFDDNDINKQRVKVISKETGISLEVFTTMPSVLFYTANSLNNCKVRNQTLGKHEAFCLEAQYFSCSLNFNHFPSIMLYPDREYNHRTIYKFGLI